The following proteins are encoded in a genomic region of Hemibagrus wyckioides isolate EC202008001 linkage group LG29, SWU_Hwy_1.0, whole genome shotgun sequence:
- the tp53bp2a gene encoding apoptosis-stimulating of p53 protein 2a isoform X2: MRYEAKMMPMFLTVYLSNNDQHFTEVPITPETVCRDVVELCKEPGEVDCHLAEMWRGSERAVGEGERMLEILQRWGSRRSEVRFFLRHERTPGREPGNARSMEQRRNGVKGAPDRRMENGVAAPRMDMTLAELQEMATRQQQQIDAQQQLLASKEQRLRYLKQQDQMKQQQASEQEKLQRLRENVEKQEARLKKVRALKGQVEQKRISNGKLVEEIEQMNNLFQQKQRELVVAVSKVEELSRQLEMLKNGKMDALHDNQSAVAELDRLYRELQLRNTMNQEQNSKLQQQRENLNKKNQEVANMDKRVNELRDRLWKKKAALQQKENLPNGFPVKEKASKDTQPKKVSSDGQPPQSVGQSRVAAVGPYIQSSTVPRGPARHELLKPTYPDGTATLPPQDKSTGMVSAPTKPGTGPQSSKALNVSDWSSPPSESNTSHASSTLPRLPSQMPSAEQAPDDPDVLKRGQQDRKARPISMFESTEPSTASLRKNQSSDDLARDAQNATKNPVKVPPPVPSKPRQVNLPFPGAGTFPGKAKVNSQQQQRTPLPQTQSNTLPLPSKQEAPPAATVRPFTPEPKEPPLQKPQTVAASSIYSMYTKQSAAGKSLQQGVQGALNRSHNRYNFVSMYGKPVIAAGQQSQSPQMENPYTDRPNVPDMEPDHGTNGTPVAENQETERIPRPLSPTKLLPFISNPYRNQSDMDLEALRKKLCNAPRPLKKRSSITEPEGPAGPNIQKLLYQKTTLAAMETTVNPPRPAEEEKPAAEPVSPEEAESEAPEQPLADPLPPIDVLKIDGEDFIPPPPPSHPAPRPDDALLNPPPPPPPLEDEEPLPLPAESYVEEFPPYPPPPYPSGAEQEALGDDTLNMKPPEVMGQVPQPPGKRTNLRKVGSERIDHSMRVKFNPLALLLDSSLEGEFDLVQRIIYEVEDPSQPNDEGITALHNAVCAGHTEIVKFLVQFGVNANAADSDGWTPLHCAASCNNVQVCKFLVESGAAVFAATYSDMQTAADKCEEMEEGYTQCSQFLYGVQEKMGIMNRGVVYALWDYTSEEDDELQFREGDCMTVVRREDEDEIEWWWARMGDKEGYIPRNLLGLYPRIKPRQRSLA, translated from the exons ATGCGTTACGAAGCCAAAATGATGCCG ATGTTCTTGACCGTGTACCTCAGCAACAATGACCAGCATTTCACAGAGGTGCCCATAACCCCGGAGACGGTGTGCCGTGATGTGGTGGAGCTCTGCAAGGAGCCGGGAGAGGTGGACTGCCACTTGGCTGAGATGTGGAGAGGATCAG AGCGGGCTGTGGGCGAGGGCGAGAGGATGCTGGAGATACTGCAGCGCTGGGGCTCGCGCAGATCCGAGGTCCGCTTCTTCCTGCGCCACGAGAGAACGCCCGGCCGCGAGCCAG GAAATGCCAGGAGCATGGAACAGAGGAGGAACGGTGTTAAAGGAGCCCCTGATAGAAGGATGGAGAATGGG GTGGCCGCTCCACGCATGGACATGACTCTGGCCGAGCTGCAGGAGATGGCGACACGGCAGCAACAACAGATCGATGCTCAGCAGCAGCTGCTGGCCTCAAAG GAGCAGCGGCTGCGCTACCTGAAGCAGCAAGATCAGATGAAGCAGCAGCAGGCTTCTGAGCAGGAGAAGCTTCAGCGTCTCAGAGAGAACGTGGAGAAGCAGGAAGCTCGTCTCAAGAAAGTGCGCGCTCTCAAGGGCCAGGTGGAGCAGAAGCGCATCAGCAACGGAAAACTGG TGGAGGAGATCGAGCAGATGAACAATCTCTTCCAGCAGAAGCAGCGGGAGCTCGTCGTAGCGGTGTCGAAAGTCGAGGAGCTCAGCAGGCAGCTGGAGATGCTGAAGAACGGCAAGATGGATGCTCTCCACGATAACCAGAGCGCCGTGGCCGAGCTCGATCGTCTCTACAGAGAGCTGCAG CTGAGGAACACCATGAACCAGGAGCAGAACTCTAAGCTGCAGCAGCAGAGGGAGAACCTCAACAAGAAGAACCAGGAGGTGGCCAACATGGACAAGAGGGTCAACGAGCTCCGCGATCGCCTCTGGAAGAAGAAAGCGGCGCTGCAGCAGAAAGAGAATCTTCCA AATGGCTTCCCCGTTAAGGAAAAGGCTTCAAAAGATACCCAACCCAAAAAG GTCTCTTCTGATGGCCAGCCCCCCCAGTCAGTGGGTCAGTCTCGCGTGGCTGCAGTGGGGCCATACATCCAGTCGTCCACCGTTCCCCGAGGCCCAGCCAGACACGAGCTGCTGAAACCAACCTACCCAGACGGCACTGCCACGCTGCCCCCTCAGGACAAGAGCACTGGCATGGTGTCTGCCCCAACCAAACCTggcacag GCCCGCAGTCATCAAAGGCGCTTAATGTGTCTGACTGGAGCTCACCTCCGTCAGAGTCCAACACCAGCCACGCCTCGTCCACTTTACCACGCCTGCCAAGCCAAATGCCAAGCGCAGAGCAAG CTCCAGATGACCCAGACGTGTTGAAAAGGGGACAGCAGGACCGCAAAGCGCGTCCGATCTCCATGTTCGAATCCACCGAGCCGTCCACAGCCTCCTTACGTAAGAACCAGAGCAGCGATGACCTTGCGAGAGACGCCCAG AATGCTACAAAAAACCCAGTCAAAGTTCCTCCTCCTGTGCCAAGCAAACCCCGACAGGTCAATCTGCCCTTCCCGGGCGCAGGCACCTTCCCAGGCAAGGCCAAAGTGAACAGCCAGCAGCAACAGCGCACGCCTCTTCCACAGACTCAGAGCAACACGCTTCCTCTACCATCCAAGCAGGAAGCCCCACCGGCTGCCACTGTGCGACCTTTCACCCCAGAGCCCAAGGAACCTCCTTTGCAGAAACCTCAGACTGTGGCAGCCAGCTCCATCTACTCCATGTATACAAAACAGTCTGCAGCAGGCAAGAGCTTGCAGCAAGGTGTACAGGGAGCGCTGAACCGTTCCCACAACCGCTACAACTTTGTTAGCA TGTACGGTAAGCCTGTGATTGCCGCAGGCCAGCAGTCCCAGTCACCGCAAATGGAAAACCCCTACACGGATCGCCCTAACGTCCCTGACATGGAGCCGGACCACGGCACAAACGGCACTCCAGTGGCCGAGAACCAAGAGACTGAACGCATCCCGCGACCACTGAGCCCCACCAAGCTGCTGCCCTTCATCTCCAACCCGTACCGCAACCAGAGCGACATGGACCTGGAGGCGCTACGCAAGAAGCTCTGCAACGCCCCGAGGCCCCTTAAAAAACGCAGCTCCATCACTGAACCGGAGGGTCCCGCCGGTCCCAACATCCAGAAACTTCTCTACCAGAAAACCACTCTGGCTGCCATGGAAACGACAGTCAATCCTCCTAGACCTGCAGAGGAAGAGAAACCCGCGGCCGAGCCGGTCAGCCCCGAAGAAGCAGAATCCGAAGCTCCCGAACAGCCGCTTGCCGATCCACTGCCACCTATAGACGTCCTGAAGATCGACGGCGAGGACTTCATCCCGCCTCCGCCGCCGTCTCATCCTGCTCCTCGCCCTGATGACGCTCTCTTAAACCcgcctccccctcctcctcctctcgaGGATGAAGAGCCGCTCCCGTTACCTGCGGAGAGCTACGTGGAGGAGTTCCCTCcgtatcctcctcctccttatccAAGTGGTGCCGAGCAGGAAGCTCTGGGGGATGACACATTAAACATGAAGCCACCAGAGGTCATGGGACAGGTGCCTCAACCACCA GGTAAAAGGACCAATTTGCGCAAGGTTGGATCGGAGCGCATCGACCATAGCATGAGGGTGAAGTTCAACCCATTGGCTTTGcttctagactcttctctggaGGGAGAGTTTGATCTGGTGCAGAGAATCATCTATGAG GTCGAGGACCCCAGTCAGCCGAACGATGAAGGGATCACCGCTCTACACAACGCCGTCTGTGCCGGACACACCGAGATCGTCAAATTCCTCGTACAGTTCGGTGTCAACGCTAACGCTGCCGACAGCGACGGCTG GACTCCCCTGCACTGCGCCGCCTCCTGTAACAACGTGCAAGTGTGCAAGTTCCTCGTGGAGTCCGGGGCGGCCGTGTTCGCCGCCACGTACAGCGACATGCAGACGGCTGCAGATAAGtgtgaggagatggaggagggCTACACCCAGTGCTCGCAGTTCCTCTACG GCGTTCAGGAGAAAATGGGGATCATGAACCGGGGCGTGGTCTACGCGCTGTGGGACTACACGAGCGAAGAAGATGACGAGCTCCAGTTCAGAGAGGGAGACTGCATGACCGTGGTGAGAAGAGAGGACGAGGACGAGATCGAGTGGTGGTGGGCGCGCATGGGCGACAAGGAAGGCTACATTCCCAGGAACCTACTCGGG CTGTATCCTAGAATCAAGCCACGGCAGAGGAGTTTGGCTTAA
- the tp53bp2a gene encoding apoptosis-stimulating of p53 protein 2a isoform X5, producing MRYEAKMMPMFLTVYLSNNDQHFTEVPITPETVCRDVVELCKEPGEVDCHLAEMWRGSERAVGEGERMLEILQRWGSRRSEVRFFLRHERTPGREPGNARSMEQRRNGVKGAPDRRMENGVSLQVAAPRMDMTLAELQEMATRQQQQIDAQQQLLASKEQRLRYLKQQDQMKQQQASEQEKLQRLRENVEKQEARLKKVRALKGQVEQKRISNGKLVEEIEQMNNLFQQKQRELVVAVSKVEELSRQLEMLKNGKMDALHDNQSAVAELDRLYRELQLRNTMNQEQNSKLQQQRENLNKKNQEVANMDKRVNELRDRLWKKKAALQQKENLPNGFPVKEKASKDTQPKKVSSDGQPPQSVGQSRVAAVGPYIQSSTVPRGPARHELLKPTYPDGTATLPPQDKSTGMVSAPTKPGTAPDDPDVLKRGQQDRKARPISMFESTEPSTASLRKNQSSDDLARDAQNATKNPVKVPPPVPSKPRQVNLPFPGAGTFPGKAKVNSQQQQRTPLPQTQSNTLPLPSKQEAPPAATVRPFTPEPKEPPLQKPQTVAASSIYSMYTKQSAAGKSLQQGVQGALNRSHNRYNFVSMYGKPVIAAGQQSQSPQMENPYTDRPNVPDMEPDHGTNGTPVAENQETERIPRPLSPTKLLPFISNPYRNQSDMDLEALRKKLCNAPRPLKKRSSITEPEGPAGPNIQKLLYQKTTLAAMETTVNPPRPAEEEKPAAEPVSPEEAESEAPEQPLADPLPPIDVLKIDGEDFIPPPPPSHPAPRPDDALLNPPPPPPPLEDEEPLPLPAESYVEEFPPYPPPPYPSGAEQEALGDDTLNMKPPEVMGQVPQPPGKRTNLRKVGSERIDHSMRVKFNPLALLLDSSLEGEFDLVQRIIYEVEDPSQPNDEGITALHNAVCAGHTEIVKFLVQFGVNANAADSDGWTPLHCAASCNNVQVCKFLVESGAAVFAATYSDMQTAADKCEEMEEGYTQCSQFLYGVQEKMGIMNRGVVYALWDYTSEEDDELQFREGDCMTVVRREDEDEIEWWWARMGDKEGYIPRNLLGLYPRIKPRQRSLA from the exons ATGCGTTACGAAGCCAAAATGATGCCG ATGTTCTTGACCGTGTACCTCAGCAACAATGACCAGCATTTCACAGAGGTGCCCATAACCCCGGAGACGGTGTGCCGTGATGTGGTGGAGCTCTGCAAGGAGCCGGGAGAGGTGGACTGCCACTTGGCTGAGATGTGGAGAGGATCAG AGCGGGCTGTGGGCGAGGGCGAGAGGATGCTGGAGATACTGCAGCGCTGGGGCTCGCGCAGATCCGAGGTCCGCTTCTTCCTGCGCCACGAGAGAACGCCCGGCCGCGAGCCAG GAAATGCCAGGAGCATGGAACAGAGGAGGAACGGTGTTAAAGGAGCCCCTGATAGAAGGATGGAGAATGGGGTGAGTCTTCAG GTGGCCGCTCCACGCATGGACATGACTCTGGCCGAGCTGCAGGAGATGGCGACACGGCAGCAACAACAGATCGATGCTCAGCAGCAGCTGCTGGCCTCAAAG GAGCAGCGGCTGCGCTACCTGAAGCAGCAAGATCAGATGAAGCAGCAGCAGGCTTCTGAGCAGGAGAAGCTTCAGCGTCTCAGAGAGAACGTGGAGAAGCAGGAAGCTCGTCTCAAGAAAGTGCGCGCTCTCAAGGGCCAGGTGGAGCAGAAGCGCATCAGCAACGGAAAACTGG TGGAGGAGATCGAGCAGATGAACAATCTCTTCCAGCAGAAGCAGCGGGAGCTCGTCGTAGCGGTGTCGAAAGTCGAGGAGCTCAGCAGGCAGCTGGAGATGCTGAAGAACGGCAAGATGGATGCTCTCCACGATAACCAGAGCGCCGTGGCCGAGCTCGATCGTCTCTACAGAGAGCTGCAG CTGAGGAACACCATGAACCAGGAGCAGAACTCTAAGCTGCAGCAGCAGAGGGAGAACCTCAACAAGAAGAACCAGGAGGTGGCCAACATGGACAAGAGGGTCAACGAGCTCCGCGATCGCCTCTGGAAGAAGAAAGCGGCGCTGCAGCAGAAAGAGAATCTTCCA AATGGCTTCCCCGTTAAGGAAAAGGCTTCAAAAGATACCCAACCCAAAAAG GTCTCTTCTGATGGCCAGCCCCCCCAGTCAGTGGGTCAGTCTCGCGTGGCTGCAGTGGGGCCATACATCCAGTCGTCCACCGTTCCCCGAGGCCCAGCCAGACACGAGCTGCTGAAACCAACCTACCCAGACGGCACTGCCACGCTGCCCCCTCAGGACAAGAGCACTGGCATGGTGTCTGCCCCAACCAAACCTggcacag CTCCAGATGACCCAGACGTGTTGAAAAGGGGACAGCAGGACCGCAAAGCGCGTCCGATCTCCATGTTCGAATCCACCGAGCCGTCCACAGCCTCCTTACGTAAGAACCAGAGCAGCGATGACCTTGCGAGAGACGCCCAG AATGCTACAAAAAACCCAGTCAAAGTTCCTCCTCCTGTGCCAAGCAAACCCCGACAGGTCAATCTGCCCTTCCCGGGCGCAGGCACCTTCCCAGGCAAGGCCAAAGTGAACAGCCAGCAGCAACAGCGCACGCCTCTTCCACAGACTCAGAGCAACACGCTTCCTCTACCATCCAAGCAGGAAGCCCCACCGGCTGCCACTGTGCGACCTTTCACCCCAGAGCCCAAGGAACCTCCTTTGCAGAAACCTCAGACTGTGGCAGCCAGCTCCATCTACTCCATGTATACAAAACAGTCTGCAGCAGGCAAGAGCTTGCAGCAAGGTGTACAGGGAGCGCTGAACCGTTCCCACAACCGCTACAACTTTGTTAGCA TGTACGGTAAGCCTGTGATTGCCGCAGGCCAGCAGTCCCAGTCACCGCAAATGGAAAACCCCTACACGGATCGCCCTAACGTCCCTGACATGGAGCCGGACCACGGCACAAACGGCACTCCAGTGGCCGAGAACCAAGAGACTGAACGCATCCCGCGACCACTGAGCCCCACCAAGCTGCTGCCCTTCATCTCCAACCCGTACCGCAACCAGAGCGACATGGACCTGGAGGCGCTACGCAAGAAGCTCTGCAACGCCCCGAGGCCCCTTAAAAAACGCAGCTCCATCACTGAACCGGAGGGTCCCGCCGGTCCCAACATCCAGAAACTTCTCTACCAGAAAACCACTCTGGCTGCCATGGAAACGACAGTCAATCCTCCTAGACCTGCAGAGGAAGAGAAACCCGCGGCCGAGCCGGTCAGCCCCGAAGAAGCAGAATCCGAAGCTCCCGAACAGCCGCTTGCCGATCCACTGCCACCTATAGACGTCCTGAAGATCGACGGCGAGGACTTCATCCCGCCTCCGCCGCCGTCTCATCCTGCTCCTCGCCCTGATGACGCTCTCTTAAACCcgcctccccctcctcctcctctcgaGGATGAAGAGCCGCTCCCGTTACCTGCGGAGAGCTACGTGGAGGAGTTCCCTCcgtatcctcctcctccttatccAAGTGGTGCCGAGCAGGAAGCTCTGGGGGATGACACATTAAACATGAAGCCACCAGAGGTCATGGGACAGGTGCCTCAACCACCA GGTAAAAGGACCAATTTGCGCAAGGTTGGATCGGAGCGCATCGACCATAGCATGAGGGTGAAGTTCAACCCATTGGCTTTGcttctagactcttctctggaGGGAGAGTTTGATCTGGTGCAGAGAATCATCTATGAG GTCGAGGACCCCAGTCAGCCGAACGATGAAGGGATCACCGCTCTACACAACGCCGTCTGTGCCGGACACACCGAGATCGTCAAATTCCTCGTACAGTTCGGTGTCAACGCTAACGCTGCCGACAGCGACGGCTG GACTCCCCTGCACTGCGCCGCCTCCTGTAACAACGTGCAAGTGTGCAAGTTCCTCGTGGAGTCCGGGGCGGCCGTGTTCGCCGCCACGTACAGCGACATGCAGACGGCTGCAGATAAGtgtgaggagatggaggagggCTACACCCAGTGCTCGCAGTTCCTCTACG GCGTTCAGGAGAAAATGGGGATCATGAACCGGGGCGTGGTCTACGCGCTGTGGGACTACACGAGCGAAGAAGATGACGAGCTCCAGTTCAGAGAGGGAGACTGCATGACCGTGGTGAGAAGAGAGGACGAGGACGAGATCGAGTGGTGGTGGGCGCGCATGGGCGACAAGGAAGGCTACATTCCCAGGAACCTACTCGGG CTGTATCCTAGAATCAAGCCACGGCAGAGGAGTTTGGCTTAA
- the tp53bp2a gene encoding apoptosis-stimulating of p53 protein 2a isoform X4: MRYEAKMMPMFLTVYLSNNDQHFTEVPITPETVCRDVVELCKEPGEVDCHLAEMWRGSERAVGEGERMLEILQRWGSRRSEVRFFLRHERTPGREPGNARSMEQRRNGVKGAPDRRMENGVAAPRMDMTLAELQEMATRQQQQIDAQQQLLASKEQRLRYLKQQDQMKQQQASEQEKLQRLRENVEKQEARLKKVRALKGQVEQKRISNGKLVEEIEQMNNLFQQKQRELVVAVSKVEELSRQLEMLKNGKMDALHDNQSAVAELDRLYRELQLRNTMNQEQNSKLQQQRENLNKKNQEVANMDKRVNELRDRLWKKKAALQQKENLPVSSDGQPPQSVGQSRVAAVGPYIQSSTVPRGPARHELLKPTYPDGTATLPPQDKSTGMVSAPTKPGTGPQSSKALNVSDWSSPPSESNTSHASSTLPRLPSQMPSAEQAPDDPDVLKRGQQDRKARPISMFESTEPSTASLRKNQSSDDLARDAQNATKNPVKVPPPVPSKPRQVNLPFPGAGTFPGKAKVNSQQQQRTPLPQTQSNTLPLPSKQEAPPAATVRPFTPEPKEPPLQKPQTVAASSIYSMYTKQSAAGKSLQQGVQGALNRSHNRYNFVSMYGKPVIAAGQQSQSPQMENPYTDRPNVPDMEPDHGTNGTPVAENQETERIPRPLSPTKLLPFISNPYRNQSDMDLEALRKKLCNAPRPLKKRSSITEPEGPAGPNIQKLLYQKTTLAAMETTVNPPRPAEEEKPAAEPVSPEEAESEAPEQPLADPLPPIDVLKIDGEDFIPPPPPSHPAPRPDDALLNPPPPPPPLEDEEPLPLPAESYVEEFPPYPPPPYPSGAEQEALGDDTLNMKPPEVMGQVPQPPGKRTNLRKVGSERIDHSMRVKFNPLALLLDSSLEGEFDLVQRIIYEVEDPSQPNDEGITALHNAVCAGHTEIVKFLVQFGVNANAADSDGWTPLHCAASCNNVQVCKFLVESGAAVFAATYSDMQTAADKCEEMEEGYTQCSQFLYGVQEKMGIMNRGVVYALWDYTSEEDDELQFREGDCMTVVRREDEDEIEWWWARMGDKEGYIPRNLLGLYPRIKPRQRSLA, translated from the exons ATGCGTTACGAAGCCAAAATGATGCCG ATGTTCTTGACCGTGTACCTCAGCAACAATGACCAGCATTTCACAGAGGTGCCCATAACCCCGGAGACGGTGTGCCGTGATGTGGTGGAGCTCTGCAAGGAGCCGGGAGAGGTGGACTGCCACTTGGCTGAGATGTGGAGAGGATCAG AGCGGGCTGTGGGCGAGGGCGAGAGGATGCTGGAGATACTGCAGCGCTGGGGCTCGCGCAGATCCGAGGTCCGCTTCTTCCTGCGCCACGAGAGAACGCCCGGCCGCGAGCCAG GAAATGCCAGGAGCATGGAACAGAGGAGGAACGGTGTTAAAGGAGCCCCTGATAGAAGGATGGAGAATGGG GTGGCCGCTCCACGCATGGACATGACTCTGGCCGAGCTGCAGGAGATGGCGACACGGCAGCAACAACAGATCGATGCTCAGCAGCAGCTGCTGGCCTCAAAG GAGCAGCGGCTGCGCTACCTGAAGCAGCAAGATCAGATGAAGCAGCAGCAGGCTTCTGAGCAGGAGAAGCTTCAGCGTCTCAGAGAGAACGTGGAGAAGCAGGAAGCTCGTCTCAAGAAAGTGCGCGCTCTCAAGGGCCAGGTGGAGCAGAAGCGCATCAGCAACGGAAAACTGG TGGAGGAGATCGAGCAGATGAACAATCTCTTCCAGCAGAAGCAGCGGGAGCTCGTCGTAGCGGTGTCGAAAGTCGAGGAGCTCAGCAGGCAGCTGGAGATGCTGAAGAACGGCAAGATGGATGCTCTCCACGATAACCAGAGCGCCGTGGCCGAGCTCGATCGTCTCTACAGAGAGCTGCAG CTGAGGAACACCATGAACCAGGAGCAGAACTCTAAGCTGCAGCAGCAGAGGGAGAACCTCAACAAGAAGAACCAGGAGGTGGCCAACATGGACAAGAGGGTCAACGAGCTCCGCGATCGCCTCTGGAAGAAGAAAGCGGCGCTGCAGCAGAAAGAGAATCTTCCA GTCTCTTCTGATGGCCAGCCCCCCCAGTCAGTGGGTCAGTCTCGCGTGGCTGCAGTGGGGCCATACATCCAGTCGTCCACCGTTCCCCGAGGCCCAGCCAGACACGAGCTGCTGAAACCAACCTACCCAGACGGCACTGCCACGCTGCCCCCTCAGGACAAGAGCACTGGCATGGTGTCTGCCCCAACCAAACCTggcacag GCCCGCAGTCATCAAAGGCGCTTAATGTGTCTGACTGGAGCTCACCTCCGTCAGAGTCCAACACCAGCCACGCCTCGTCCACTTTACCACGCCTGCCAAGCCAAATGCCAAGCGCAGAGCAAG CTCCAGATGACCCAGACGTGTTGAAAAGGGGACAGCAGGACCGCAAAGCGCGTCCGATCTCCATGTTCGAATCCACCGAGCCGTCCACAGCCTCCTTACGTAAGAACCAGAGCAGCGATGACCTTGCGAGAGACGCCCAG AATGCTACAAAAAACCCAGTCAAAGTTCCTCCTCCTGTGCCAAGCAAACCCCGACAGGTCAATCTGCCCTTCCCGGGCGCAGGCACCTTCCCAGGCAAGGCCAAAGTGAACAGCCAGCAGCAACAGCGCACGCCTCTTCCACAGACTCAGAGCAACACGCTTCCTCTACCATCCAAGCAGGAAGCCCCACCGGCTGCCACTGTGCGACCTTTCACCCCAGAGCCCAAGGAACCTCCTTTGCAGAAACCTCAGACTGTGGCAGCCAGCTCCATCTACTCCATGTATACAAAACAGTCTGCAGCAGGCAAGAGCTTGCAGCAAGGTGTACAGGGAGCGCTGAACCGTTCCCACAACCGCTACAACTTTGTTAGCA TGTACGGTAAGCCTGTGATTGCCGCAGGCCAGCAGTCCCAGTCACCGCAAATGGAAAACCCCTACACGGATCGCCCTAACGTCCCTGACATGGAGCCGGACCACGGCACAAACGGCACTCCAGTGGCCGAGAACCAAGAGACTGAACGCATCCCGCGACCACTGAGCCCCACCAAGCTGCTGCCCTTCATCTCCAACCCGTACCGCAACCAGAGCGACATGGACCTGGAGGCGCTACGCAAGAAGCTCTGCAACGCCCCGAGGCCCCTTAAAAAACGCAGCTCCATCACTGAACCGGAGGGTCCCGCCGGTCCCAACATCCAGAAACTTCTCTACCAGAAAACCACTCTGGCTGCCATGGAAACGACAGTCAATCCTCCTAGACCTGCAGAGGAAGAGAAACCCGCGGCCGAGCCGGTCAGCCCCGAAGAAGCAGAATCCGAAGCTCCCGAACAGCCGCTTGCCGATCCACTGCCACCTATAGACGTCCTGAAGATCGACGGCGAGGACTTCATCCCGCCTCCGCCGCCGTCTCATCCTGCTCCTCGCCCTGATGACGCTCTCTTAAACCcgcctccccctcctcctcctctcgaGGATGAAGAGCCGCTCCCGTTACCTGCGGAGAGCTACGTGGAGGAGTTCCCTCcgtatcctcctcctccttatccAAGTGGTGCCGAGCAGGAAGCTCTGGGGGATGACACATTAAACATGAAGCCACCAGAGGTCATGGGACAGGTGCCTCAACCACCA GGTAAAAGGACCAATTTGCGCAAGGTTGGATCGGAGCGCATCGACCATAGCATGAGGGTGAAGTTCAACCCATTGGCTTTGcttctagactcttctctggaGGGAGAGTTTGATCTGGTGCAGAGAATCATCTATGAG GTCGAGGACCCCAGTCAGCCGAACGATGAAGGGATCACCGCTCTACACAACGCCGTCTGTGCCGGACACACCGAGATCGTCAAATTCCTCGTACAGTTCGGTGTCAACGCTAACGCTGCCGACAGCGACGGCTG GACTCCCCTGCACTGCGCCGCCTCCTGTAACAACGTGCAAGTGTGCAAGTTCCTCGTGGAGTCCGGGGCGGCCGTGTTCGCCGCCACGTACAGCGACATGCAGACGGCTGCAGATAAGtgtgaggagatggaggagggCTACACCCAGTGCTCGCAGTTCCTCTACG GCGTTCAGGAGAAAATGGGGATCATGAACCGGGGCGTGGTCTACGCGCTGTGGGACTACACGAGCGAAGAAGATGACGAGCTCCAGTTCAGAGAGGGAGACTGCATGACCGTGGTGAGAAGAGAGGACGAGGACGAGATCGAGTGGTGGTGGGCGCGCATGGGCGACAAGGAAGGCTACATTCCCAGGAACCTACTCGGG CTGTATCCTAGAATCAAGCCACGGCAGAGGAGTTTGGCTTAA